Proteins co-encoded in one Labilithrix sp. genomic window:
- the nuoK gene encoding NADH-quinone oxidoreductase subunit NuoK: MPVEHYVALSAILFTIGGVGFLVRRNVLVTLMSIEIMLNAVNLALVAFNRKGAYMEGGNHTGQVFAFFIIAAEAAEVAVGLAIVLSLFRIRRTVRSDEADLLKN; this comes from the coding sequence ATCCCCGTCGAGCACTACGTCGCGCTCAGCGCGATCCTCTTCACCATCGGCGGCGTCGGCTTCCTCGTCCGCCGCAACGTGCTCGTCACCCTGATGAGCATCGAGATCATGCTCAACGCGGTGAACCTCGCGCTCGTCGCGTTCAACCGCAAGGGCGCGTACATGGAGGGCGGCAACCACACCGGCCAGGTGTTCGCCTTCTTCATCATCGCGGCCGAGGCGGCCGAGGTCGCGGTCGGCCTCGCGATCGTCCTCTCTCTCTTCCGCATTCGTCGCACGGTTCGCTCCGACGAAGCCGACCTCCTGAAGAACTGA
- a CDS encoding NAD(P)H-dependent oxidoreductase subunit E, whose amino-acid sequence MPFALTPERDRELTDILTRYPTKMAACIPLLHLCQEQNGFIDDDVVTFVSHRLDLPPAHVKGVVTFYTLFNQHKVGKHQVWVCRTLPCALRGANDMLHYCEKKLGIKAGETTADGKITLRTAECLASCGSAPMMQVDKDYHENLTPAAVDEILEKLRS is encoded by the coding sequence ATGCCTTTCGCTCTGACGCCCGAACGCGACCGCGAGCTCACCGACATCCTGACTCGCTACCCGACGAAGATGGCGGCGTGCATCCCGCTCCTCCATCTCTGTCAGGAGCAGAACGGGTTCATCGACGACGACGTCGTGACGTTCGTGTCTCACCGGCTCGACCTCCCGCCCGCGCACGTGAAGGGCGTCGTCACGTTCTACACGCTCTTCAACCAGCACAAGGTCGGCAAGCACCAGGTCTGGGTCTGCCGCACGCTGCCGTGCGCGCTCCGCGGCGCGAACGACATGCTGCACTACTGCGAGAAGAAGCTCGGCATCAAGGCGGGCGAGACGACCGCCGACGGCAAGATCACGCTCCGCACCGCGGAGTGCCTGGCCTCGTGCGGGAGCGCCCCCATGATGCAGGTCGACAAGGACTACCACGAGAACCTCACCCCCGCGGCGGTGGACGAGATCCTCGAGAAGCTGAGGAGCTGA
- a CDS encoding NADH-quinone oxidoreductase subunit J, which translates to MSPFGVAYFYFCALIAVLGAVGTVAAKNPIRGAMGLLAMIVAIAGLFLALHAQFLAAIQLIVYAGAIVVLFLFVIMLLGPSASTPSDQRGRIARAIGGGLFGAVGVAAIALLYMAAPKEKAPLLTSVVGDFGSVDAFGRIIFSEALAPFELSSALLMVAIVGAVAVARGRHKSDGPLHESSPAEALAHGKGLKDPVAPPTRGALEGKESGT; encoded by the coding sequence GTGAGCCCGTTCGGCGTTGCTTACTTCTACTTCTGCGCCCTCATCGCCGTGCTCGGCGCGGTCGGCACCGTCGCGGCGAAGAACCCGATCCGCGGGGCGATGGGCCTCCTCGCGATGATCGTCGCGATCGCGGGCCTGTTCCTCGCGCTCCACGCGCAGTTCCTCGCCGCGATCCAGCTCATCGTCTACGCGGGCGCGATCGTCGTCCTCTTCCTCTTCGTCATCATGCTCCTCGGCCCGAGCGCCTCGACGCCGTCCGACCAGCGCGGCCGCATCGCGCGCGCGATCGGCGGCGGGCTCTTCGGCGCGGTGGGCGTCGCCGCGATCGCCCTCCTCTACATGGCGGCGCCGAAGGAGAAGGCGCCGCTCCTCACGAGCGTCGTCGGCGACTTCGGGAGCGTGGACGCGTTCGGCCGCATCATCTTCAGCGAGGCGCTCGCGCCGTTCGAGCTCTCGAGCGCGCTCCTCATGGTCGCGATCGTCGGCGCCGTCGCGGTCGCGCGCGGCCGTCACAAGTCGGACGGTCCGCTCCACGAGTCCTCCCCCGCGGAGGCCCTCGCGCACGGCAAGGGCCTCAAGGACCCCGTCGCCCCGCCCACGCGCGGCGCGCTCGAAGGCAAGGAGAGCGGCACGTGA
- a CDS encoding energy transducer TonB → MTTVMRAVAPPGGAPRVPRIAVVAGGRVVEERLVTDKKSVTVGATEDATFNAPVPRFELLARRGQAYVLHLCAGATARVSVGGHVRDLAGPCALPLAEDARGKVVVGATTFLFQLVRPPPPPPRPQLPLAVKGGFANQIDWSLTILAALSFLLHFGIVGAMYSDWMDGVADDGHSVAGLVDMMKSIPPPPVVETPAEDAPTHVTTPTPTPTSTSTSTQKTATTSPGKTGGRASANANASDARAAALLAQAEQMEIGLLVAPGSKSAVESALRRSEIPPVDLSGAAASDKGVATTASDLRLPGGGPTVTGPRPGGLAVLGGDTHATMDGKSADARVVAIPKFDTQVGNLGGSAATVSGADRVIAGLRSRFRTCYQRGLASDPTMSGKVVITAKVAPNGEVATADVASSTGNLSGDVNTCILQAIKRAQFDAQPGGAPATLSIPVSLVHQ, encoded by the coding sequence ATGACCACCGTCATGCGCGCCGTCGCGCCCCCCGGCGGCGCGCCGCGCGTCCCGCGCATCGCCGTCGTCGCGGGCGGGCGCGTCGTCGAGGAGCGGCTCGTCACGGACAAGAAGAGCGTCACGGTCGGCGCGACCGAAGACGCGACGTTCAACGCGCCCGTCCCGCGCTTCGAGCTCCTCGCGCGCCGCGGCCAGGCGTACGTGCTCCACCTCTGCGCCGGCGCCACCGCACGCGTCTCCGTCGGCGGGCACGTGCGAGACCTCGCGGGCCCGTGCGCGCTGCCGCTCGCGGAGGACGCGCGCGGCAAGGTCGTCGTCGGCGCGACCACGTTCCTCTTCCAGCTCGTTCGCCCGCCGCCGCCGCCGCCGCGGCCGCAGCTGCCGCTCGCGGTGAAAGGCGGGTTCGCGAACCAGATCGACTGGTCGCTCACGATCCTCGCGGCGCTGAGCTTCCTCCTCCACTTCGGCATCGTCGGCGCGATGTACTCGGACTGGATGGACGGCGTCGCGGACGACGGACACTCCGTCGCCGGTCTCGTCGACATGATGAAGAGCATCCCTCCGCCGCCCGTCGTCGAGACCCCCGCCGAGGACGCGCCGACCCACGTCACGACGCCGACGCCGACCCCGACCTCGACCTCGACCTCGACCCAGAAGACCGCCACGACGAGCCCCGGCAAGACCGGCGGCAGAGCGAGCGCGAACGCGAACGCGAGCGACGCGCGAGCGGCGGCGCTCCTCGCGCAAGCGGAGCAGATGGAGATCGGTCTCCTCGTCGCGCCGGGCTCGAAGAGCGCGGTGGAGAGCGCGCTCCGTCGAAGCGAGATCCCGCCCGTCGATCTCTCCGGCGCCGCCGCCTCCGACAAGGGCGTCGCGACGACCGCGAGCGATCTCCGTCTCCCGGGCGGCGGCCCCACCGTCACCGGCCCCCGCCCCGGCGGGCTCGCCGTCCTCGGCGGCGACACGCACGCGACGATGGACGGAAAATCCGCCGACGCACGCGTGGTCGCGATCCCGAAGTTCGACACGCAGGTCGGCAACCTCGGCGGCTCGGCGGCGACCGTATCGGGCGCGGACCGCGTCATCGCCGGTCTCAGGAGCCGCTTCCGCACCTGCTACCAGCGCGGCCTCGCCTCCGACCCAACGATGAGCGGCAAAGTCGTCATCACCGCCAAGGTCGCACCAAACGGCGAAGTCGCAACCGCCGACGTCGCGTCGAGCACCGGCAACCTCTCCGGCGACGTCAATACGTGCATTCTGCAAGCCATCAAGCGCGCCCAGTTCGACGCGCAGCCCGGCGGCGCACCGGCGACGCTGAGCATCCCGGTCTCGCTCGTGCATCAGTGA
- a CDS encoding TM2 domain-containing protein: MFCPNCGTQNPETAATCTKCGFALKSAAPKFKGTMLMQGAPPNMQALRDATAGAPPPAAGAPPAPSPAVGAGAGNVPPSRLKGTIVGVAAPAAGAAPAPPTATGAGAPPAAGGGFPGTLAFDAPPPVGGDAPAPAFGAPPATGDQQHQFGSSAAANPLGATFAIGADSPVAPGAPGAPFGAPPPDAGGASNGGFGAPPPADGGFGAPPAGGGFGAPPADPNAGGGFGAPPGDPNMGGGGFGAPPADPNMGGGGFGGPPPGDPNMGGGFGAPPGQAPNPYGAPPPQPDYGQPQGGFGGPMGGAPMQPYGAGAPMGPMGGMPGAMMAGGPPKSWMTTLILAIVAGTLGVHRFYTGHMLFGALQLITCGGFGIWTLIDIIFIVTGKYTDAQGRPLARD; this comes from the coding sequence TTGTTCTGTCCGAACTGCGGCACGCAAAATCCGGAAACTGCTGCGACTTGCACCAAGTGCGGGTTTGCGTTGAAGAGCGCGGCGCCGAAGTTCAAAGGCACGATGCTCATGCAGGGCGCGCCGCCGAACATGCAGGCGCTGCGGGATGCAACAGCGGGCGCTCCGCCGCCGGCCGCGGGCGCGCCGCCGGCCCCGTCTCCCGCGGTGGGCGCGGGCGCGGGCAACGTTCCGCCGAGCCGCCTCAAGGGCACCATCGTCGGCGTCGCCGCGCCGGCCGCGGGCGCCGCGCCGGCTCCGCCGACCGCGACCGGCGCGGGCGCGCCCCCCGCGGCAGGCGGTGGTTTCCCTGGAACTCTCGCTTTCGACGCTCCTCCGCCGGTCGGCGGCGACGCGCCGGCCCCGGCCTTCGGTGCTCCGCCGGCGACGGGCGATCAGCAGCACCAGTTCGGCTCGAGCGCAGCCGCGAACCCGCTCGGCGCGACGTTCGCGATCGGCGCGGACTCGCCGGTCGCCCCGGGCGCGCCGGGTGCTCCGTTCGGCGCCCCGCCGCCCGACGCGGGCGGCGCGAGCAACGGCGGCTTCGGCGCGCCGCCTCCGGCGGACGGCGGCTTCGGCGCGCCTCCGGCGGGCGGGGGCTTCGGTGCGCCGCCGGCGGATCCGAACGCGGGCGGCGGCTTCGGCGCGCCGCCGGGGGATCCGAACATGGGTGGTGGCGGCTTCGGCGCGCCGCCCGCGGATCCGAACATGGGTGGCGGGGGCTTCGGTGGGCCGCCGCCGGGGGATCCGAACATGGGCGGCGGCTTCGGCGCGCCGCCGGGCCAGGCTCCGAACCCGTACGGTGCTCCGCCCCCGCAGCCGGACTACGGTCAGCCGCAGGGTGGTTTTGGTGGTCCGATGGGCGGGGCGCCGATGCAGCCGTACGGAGCGGGCGCTCCGATGGGCCCGATGGGCGGCATGCCGGGCGCGATGATGGCGGGCGGTCCGCCGAAGTCGTGGATGACGACGCTCATCCTCGCGATCGTCGCGGGCACGCTCGGCGTGCATCGCTTCTACACCGGCCACATGCTCTTCGGCGCGCTCCAGCTCATCACCTGCGGCGGCTTCGGCATCTGGACGCTCATCGACATCATCTTCATCGTCACCGGCAAGTACACCGACGCCCAGGGCCGCCCGCTCGCGCGCGATTAG
- a CDS encoding LysR family transcriptional regulator encodes MGSIPFPQLQAFLAVARSQSFSGAARDLGVSRSAVSQSVRQLEDELRLVARTTRSVSLTDAGRRLVEAAGPAVAQTRAALAEVSAEPYAATVPGFYLYYPSRAQRSVPLQKLIETVRELTARRLASTKTRPRAQA; translated from the coding sequence GTGGGCTCGATCCCGTTTCCGCAGCTTCAGGCGTTCCTCGCGGTCGCGCGTTCGCAGAGCTTCAGCGGCGCGGCGCGCGACCTCGGGGTGTCGCGCTCCGCCGTGAGCCAGAGCGTTCGCCAGCTCGAGGACGAGCTGCGCCTCGTCGCGCGCACGACGCGCAGCGTCTCCCTCACCGACGCGGGGAGGCGGCTGGTCGAGGCGGCCGGGCCGGCGGTGGCGCAGACGCGCGCGGCGCTCGCCGAGGTCTCCGCGGAGCCCTACGCGGCCACCGTCCCCGGCTTTTACCTGTATTACCCGAGTCGAGCCCAGCGCTCCGTCCCGCTCCAGAAGCTCATCGAGACCGTCCGCGAGCTCACCGCGCGGCGACTGGCCTCCACCAAGACGAGGCCGCGTGCTCAGGCGTAG
- the nuoF gene encoding NADH-quinone oxidoreductase subunit NuoF, with protein MLKQTNYLTKVYGLPEGWKLAAYERECDGYQTAKKVLTTMSQADVVNEAKKANIRGRGGAGFPMGVKWSFMKPHPTKPAYLVINADEGEPGTHKDRTIMELNPHSVIEGCMIGCYAIGAHVAYVYVRDELHLSKARLWDAIKEAKAKGYLGKNPFGKDYALDVVVHTGAGAYICGEETSLLNSLEGKRGEPRLKPPFPAQSGAFACPTTVNNLETIAAVPSAFKLGCEEFSKLSSIHHLNDGGVRLFGVNGHVKKPGVWECAVGLTLRELIYDLGGGILGDKPLHSIIPGGSSTPVLKADDVVHAPDEKSPLHAWHGKSVLDVPLGVDTFRNMGTMLGTCCATVMAEGTDPVACFHNLMQFYRLESCGQCTPCREGSGWLFRIAEKLMEGTCSMEELNTLHEVANGIMGNTICAFGEGTAMPALGYLKKFRKEFEAYVKGQRGTGVLNQMETSWGGRA; from the coding sequence ATGCTCAAGCAGACCAACTACCTGACGAAGGTCTACGGCCTGCCCGAAGGCTGGAAGCTCGCGGCCTACGAGCGCGAGTGCGACGGCTACCAGACCGCGAAGAAGGTCCTCACGACGATGTCGCAAGCCGACGTCGTCAACGAGGCGAAGAAGGCGAACATCCGCGGCCGCGGCGGCGCCGGCTTCCCGATGGGCGTGAAGTGGAGCTTCATGAAGCCCCACCCCACGAAGCCCGCGTACCTCGTCATCAACGCGGACGAGGGCGAGCCCGGCACCCACAAAGACCGCACGATCATGGAGCTCAACCCGCACTCCGTGATCGAGGGCTGCATGATCGGCTGCTACGCCATCGGCGCCCACGTCGCCTACGTCTACGTCCGCGACGAGCTGCACCTCTCGAAGGCGCGCCTCTGGGACGCGATCAAAGAGGCGAAGGCGAAGGGCTACCTCGGCAAGAACCCGTTCGGGAAGGACTACGCCCTCGACGTCGTCGTCCACACCGGCGCCGGCGCGTACATCTGCGGCGAAGAGACGAGCCTCCTCAACTCGCTCGAGGGCAAGCGCGGCGAGCCGCGGCTCAAGCCCCCCTTCCCCGCGCAGTCCGGCGCCTTCGCCTGCCCCACCACCGTGAACAACCTCGAGACGATCGCGGCGGTGCCGAGCGCGTTCAAGCTCGGGTGCGAGGAGTTCTCGAAGCTCTCCTCCATCCATCACCTGAACGACGGCGGCGTCCGCCTCTTCGGCGTGAACGGCCACGTGAAGAAGCCCGGGGTGTGGGAGTGCGCGGTGGGCCTCACGCTCCGCGAGCTCATCTACGATCTCGGCGGCGGCATCCTCGGCGACAAACCGCTCCACTCGATCATCCCCGGCGGCAGCTCGACGCCGGTGTTGAAGGCCGACGACGTCGTGCACGCGCCGGACGAGAAGAGCCCGCTCCACGCGTGGCACGGCAAGTCGGTGCTCGACGTGCCGCTCGGCGTCGACACGTTCCGCAACATGGGCACCATGCTCGGCACCTGCTGCGCCACCGTCATGGCGGAGGGCACCGACCCGGTCGCGTGCTTCCACAACCTGATGCAGTTCTACCGCCTCGAGTCGTGCGGCCAGTGCACGCCGTGCCGCGAGGGCTCCGGCTGGCTCTTCCGCATCGCGGAGAAGCTGATGGAAGGCACCTGCTCGATGGAGGAGCTCAACACCCTCCACGAGGTCGCGAACGGCATCATGGGCAACACGATCTGCGCGTTCGGCGAAGGCACCGCGATGCCCGCCCTCGGGTACCTCAAGAAGTTCCGCAAGGAGTTCGAGGCGTACGTGAAAGGCCAGCGCGGCACCGGCGTGCTCAATCAAATGGAAACGAGCTGGGGAGGTCGCGCGTGA
- a CDS encoding NADH-quinone oxidoreductase subunit M — MAALFAVFIARMWPSAVASAPAEPGAPANEMPTLLSWLIGIPMAGAVAILFLPRQAPRLLKTTSLLVMLGTFLAAIPLLRVDMGRTYHFNHDVVWIERFGIHWHVAVDGISLWLVILTVFITPIAAYVSFGSVAKRIKDWCFALLLLEAGMIGAFVALDLFQFYVFWELMLIPMYLMIGVWGGTNRIKAALKFFIYTMAGSLLMLAAILYLAYTYGRVTGGAASFDFFELQRLQIPRHVQLWLWFGFAISFFIKVPMWPVHTWLPDAHTEAPTAGSIILAAVMLKMGTYGYLRFCMGLFPEACGELATVLGGVAVLGGILYGALCAWRQEDVKRLVAYSSVAHLGYVMLGLFSATAGGVEGSIIQMVNHGVSTGALFLLVGVIYDRRHTRMLDDFGGIAKVMPVYTALFIISTMASIGVPGLNGFVGEFMIIVGTYASDKLGHVAGIQSVGAALGVILAALYMLTAVQKMFFGPITRDENKKLADINGRELIAVAPLIVAMFLLGLAPNLLLNQMHGAVERTLTDYDYRAKSGTGGKYYDGPIRLGDRRPDTPAPVGKVPSSTAGGLGSNPDETPTIIQPKGAPGGLPGGLPPGLRNDPHGGH; from the coding sequence ATGGCCGCGCTCTTCGCGGTCTTCATCGCGCGGATGTGGCCCTCCGCGGTCGCGTCCGCGCCGGCGGAGCCCGGCGCCCCGGCGAACGAGATGCCGACGCTGCTCTCGTGGCTCATCGGCATCCCGATGGCGGGCGCGGTGGCGATCCTCTTCCTCCCGCGTCAGGCGCCGCGTCTCCTCAAGACGACGTCGCTCCTCGTGATGCTCGGGACGTTCCTCGCCGCGATCCCGCTCCTCCGCGTCGACATGGGGCGCACGTACCACTTCAACCACGACGTGGTGTGGATCGAGCGCTTCGGCATCCACTGGCACGTCGCGGTCGACGGCATCTCGCTCTGGCTCGTCATCCTCACCGTGTTCATCACGCCGATCGCCGCCTACGTGTCGTTCGGCAGCGTCGCGAAGCGGATCAAGGACTGGTGCTTCGCGCTCCTCCTCCTCGAGGCCGGCATGATCGGCGCGTTCGTCGCGCTCGACCTCTTCCAGTTCTACGTGTTCTGGGAGCTGATGCTCATCCCGATGTACCTGATGATCGGGGTGTGGGGCGGCACCAACCGCATCAAGGCGGCGCTCAAGTTCTTCATCTACACGATGGCGGGCTCGCTCCTGATGCTCGCCGCGATCCTGTACCTCGCGTACACGTATGGCCGCGTCACCGGCGGCGCGGCGAGCTTCGACTTCTTCGAGCTCCAGCGCCTCCAGATCCCGCGCCACGTCCAGCTCTGGCTGTGGTTCGGCTTCGCGATCTCCTTCTTCATCAAGGTCCCGATGTGGCCGGTGCACACGTGGTTGCCCGACGCCCACACCGAGGCCCCGACCGCGGGCTCGATCATCCTCGCCGCGGTCATGCTGAAGATGGGAACGTACGGCTACCTCCGCTTCTGCATGGGCCTCTTCCCGGAGGCGTGCGGCGAGCTCGCGACCGTCCTCGGCGGCGTCGCGGTCCTCGGCGGCATCCTCTACGGCGCGCTCTGCGCCTGGCGGCAGGAGGACGTGAAGCGCCTCGTCGCGTACTCGTCCGTCGCCCACCTCGGCTACGTCATGCTCGGTCTCTTCTCGGCGACCGCGGGCGGCGTCGAGGGCTCCATCATCCAGATGGTGAACCACGGCGTCTCGACCGGCGCGCTCTTCCTCCTCGTCGGCGTCATCTACGACCGCCGCCACACGCGCATGCTCGACGACTTCGGCGGCATCGCGAAGGTGATGCCGGTCTACACCGCGCTCTTCATCATCTCGACGATGGCGTCGATCGGCGTCCCCGGCCTCAACGGGTTCGTCGGCGAGTTCATGATCATCGTCGGCACGTACGCGTCGGACAAGCTCGGGCACGTGGCCGGCATCCAGTCGGTCGGCGCCGCGCTCGGCGTCATCCTCGCCGCTCTGTACATGCTGACCGCGGTGCAGAAGATGTTCTTCGGCCCGATCACGCGCGACGAGAACAAGAAGCTCGCCGACATCAACGGCCGCGAGCTCATCGCGGTCGCGCCGCTCATCGTCGCGATGTTCCTCCTCGGGCTCGCGCCGAACCTCCTCTTGAACCAGATGCACGGCGCGGTCGAGCGCACGCTCACCGACTACGACTACCGCGCGAAGTCCGGCACCGGCGGCAAGTACTACGACGGCCCGATCCGCCTCGGCGATCGCCGCCCCGACACCCCCGCGCCGGTCGGCAAGGTCCCCTCCTCTACCGCGGGCGGCCTCGGCTCGAACCCGGACGAGACGCCCACGATCATCCAGCCGAAGGGCGCGCCCGGCGGCCTCCCGGGCGGCCTCCCCCCCGGCCTCCGCAACGACCCGCACGGCGGGCACTGA
- the nuoL gene encoding NADH-quinone oxidoreductase subunit L, which produces MKTLFFSAGDYPLIAFILALPLLGAFVNGVFGQRLGKSAVRVMALAVMGVAFAAAVATFVDLNHVTDAMKEAGTKEPHAKLSWLAWEWMKVAGPNGGRITVNLAFSVDALSGVMMLVVTGVGLLIHVYASEYMIEDKGYWRFFCYLNLFVFSMLVLILGDSLPVLFVGWEGVGLCSYLLIGFWYGKMPNATAGKKAFIANRVGDFGLIVAMFLLAVYCGSLDWDGIARNAHELVPNSERPNWINLWPIGGGRFEDFTLAGIKLPLHKLQPDTPVTMTAATAVALMLFLGATGKSAQLPLYVWLPDAMAGPTPVSALIHAATMVTAGIYLICRLSMVFVLAPAAMITVAFTGALTALLAATIALVQNDIKKVLAYSTVSQLGYMVLGVGVGAFTAGFFHVFTHAFFKACLFLGAGSVIHAMHARIHDDDRSQDMRNMGGLKDHMPWTFRTFVASTLCIIGFPLTSGFFSKDEIIARTLIEAPAGMKLAGKVAAWQWPSWANWALWGIAVLTALLTAFYMCRVVFLTFFGDFKGWTIGRPKAPSHVEEHDHDHGHDDDDDEHHHHDDLSQPGPPPHESPWAMTIPLIVLAALAVFAGILNPTAIKVFSAHFEFLPLDHWLSGVFHEAEAGVKMFDHDVAHSREVISSIAAFLAFAVGAGGAYWVYILNKGKPARELMLKVPALYRLVLDKWRVDELYDKTAVNAVDALADTASSVDQGIVDFILARLTALVVAATGTVLRVLQNGVVHVYAAVMVLGLGGLMWFFVEPHADFTVEEKGGEYSLTAGPGPGYGFKWYPDATKEAQTKDFDTNTQLKLRVPDGESRTVKLEVKNAFGRVATKDLTIKRPAAAPGPSTIRIQEK; this is translated from the coding sequence ATGAAGACCCTCTTCTTCTCGGCCGGGGACTACCCGCTCATCGCCTTCATCCTGGCGCTGCCGCTCCTCGGCGCGTTCGTGAACGGCGTGTTCGGCCAGCGCCTCGGCAAATCCGCGGTCCGCGTCATGGCCCTCGCGGTGATGGGCGTCGCCTTCGCCGCCGCGGTCGCCACCTTCGTCGACCTCAATCACGTCACCGACGCGATGAAGGAGGCCGGCACGAAGGAGCCGCACGCCAAGCTCTCCTGGCTCGCCTGGGAGTGGATGAAGGTGGCCGGTCCGAACGGCGGCCGCATCACGGTCAACCTCGCCTTCAGCGTCGACGCGCTGTCGGGCGTCATGATGCTCGTCGTCACGGGCGTGGGTCTCCTCATCCACGTCTACGCGTCCGAGTACATGATCGAGGACAAGGGGTACTGGCGCTTCTTCTGCTACCTGAACCTCTTCGTCTTCTCGATGCTCGTCCTCATCCTCGGGGACAGCCTCCCGGTGCTCTTCGTCGGATGGGAGGGCGTCGGCCTCTGCAGCTACCTCCTCATCGGCTTCTGGTACGGCAAGATGCCGAACGCGACCGCCGGCAAGAAGGCGTTCATCGCGAACCGCGTCGGCGACTTCGGCCTCATCGTCGCGATGTTCCTCCTCGCGGTGTACTGCGGCTCGCTCGACTGGGACGGCATCGCGCGGAACGCGCACGAGCTCGTCCCGAACAGCGAGCGCCCGAACTGGATCAACCTCTGGCCGATCGGCGGCGGTCGCTTCGAGGACTTCACCCTCGCCGGGATCAAGCTCCCGCTCCACAAGCTCCAGCCCGACACGCCGGTCACGATGACGGCGGCGACCGCGGTGGCGCTGATGCTCTTCCTCGGCGCGACCGGCAAGAGCGCGCAGCTCCCGCTCTACGTCTGGCTCCCGGACGCGATGGCGGGTCCGACCCCGGTCTCCGCCCTCATCCACGCGGCGACGATGGTCACCGCCGGCATCTACCTCATCTGCCGGCTCTCGATGGTGTTCGTGCTCGCCCCGGCGGCGATGATCACGGTCGCGTTCACGGGCGCGCTCACCGCGCTCCTCGCCGCGACGATCGCGCTCGTCCAGAACGACATCAAGAAGGTCCTCGCCTACTCGACCGTGAGCCAGCTCGGGTACATGGTGCTCGGCGTCGGCGTCGGCGCGTTCACGGCGGGCTTCTTCCACGTCTTCACCCACGCCTTCTTCAAGGCCTGCCTCTTCCTCGGGGCCGGCAGCGTCATCCACGCGATGCACGCGCGCATCCACGACGACGATCGCTCGCAGGACATGCGGAACATGGGCGGTCTCAAGGACCACATGCCGTGGACGTTCCGGACGTTCGTCGCGAGCACGCTCTGCATCATCGGCTTCCCGCTGACCTCGGGCTTCTTCTCGAAGGACGAGATCATCGCGCGCACGCTCATCGAGGCGCCGGCGGGGATGAAGCTCGCGGGCAAGGTCGCGGCCTGGCAGTGGCCGAGCTGGGCGAACTGGGCGCTCTGGGGCATCGCGGTCCTCACCGCGCTCCTCACCGCCTTCTACATGTGCCGCGTCGTCTTCCTCACCTTCTTCGGTGACTTCAAGGGCTGGACGATCGGGCGCCCCAAGGCGCCGTCGCACGTCGAGGAGCACGACCACGATCACGGTCACGACGACGACGACGACGAGCACCACCACCACGACGACCTCTCGCAGCCGGGCCCGCCCCCGCACGAGTCGCCGTGGGCGATGACGATCCCGCTCATCGTCCTCGCCGCCCTCGCCGTCTTCGCCGGCATCTTGAACCCGACCGCGATCAAGGTCTTCTCCGCCCACTTCGAGTTCCTCCCGCTCGACCACTGGCTCTCGGGCGTGTTCCACGAGGCCGAGGCGGGGGTGAAGATGTTCGACCACGACGTCGCGCACAGCCGCGAGGTCATCTCGTCGATCGCCGCGTTCCTCGCCTTCGCGGTCGGCGCCGGCGGCGCGTACTGGGTCTACATCCTCAACAAGGGCAAGCCCGCGCGCGAGCTCATGCTCAAGGTCCCCGCCCTCTACCGCCTCGTGCTCGACAAGTGGCGCGTCGACGAGCTCTACGACAAGACCGCGGTCAACGCGGTCGACGCCCTCGCCGACACCGCGTCGTCCGTCGACCAGGGCATCGTCGACTTCATCCTCGCGCGCCTCACCGCGCTCGTCGTCGCCGCGACCGGCACCGTCCTCCGCGTCCTCCAGAACGGCGTCGTCCACGTCTACGCCGCGGTCATGGTCCTCGGCCTCGGCGGTCTGATGTGGTTCTTCGTCGAGCCGCACGCGGACTTCACGGTCGAAGAGAAGGGCGGCGAGTACTCGCTCACCGCCGGTCCCGGCCCCGGCTACGGCTTCAAGTGGTACCCGGACGCGACGAAGGAAGCGCAGACGAAGGACTTCGACACCAACACGCAGCTCAAGCTGCGCGTGCCCGACGGCGAGAGCCGGACGGTGAAGCTCGAAGTGAAGAACGCCTTCGGCCGCGTCGCGACGAAGGACCTCACCATCAAGCGTCCGGCCGCCGCTCCAGGGCCGTCGACCATCAGGATCCAGGAGAAGTGA